One window from the genome of Elaeis guineensis isolate ETL-2024a chromosome 5, EG11, whole genome shotgun sequence encodes:
- the LOC105046157 gene encoding putative pectate lyase 21 isoform X2, whose product MVAFPYAHVDKSLRALAGQAEGFGRHAIGGLHGALYHVTNLADDGCGSLREGCCRNEPLWIIFEVSGTIELSSDLRVSSHKTIDGRGQKIKLAGKGLQLKECEHVILCNLEFEGGRGHDVDAIQIKPKSRHIWIDRCSLHDYDDGLIDITRESTDITISRCHFSVHDKAILIGGSSSNISDRCIRVTIHHCFFDGTKQRHPRVRFGKVHLYNNYTRNWGIYAVCASVESQIVSQCNIYEAGEKKVVFKYLSEKAADKEESTCGWIRSEGDLFLNGAQPSLLEDGSAKCVFEAHEYYPAWTMEPGSLALKKFLQLYTGWQPIARPPDNCSIVEDTLATEI is encoded by the exons ATGGTGGCTTTTCCTTACGCTCATGTGGACAAGAGCCTGCGAGCCCTCGCCGGCCAGGCTGAGGGCTTCGGCAGGCACGCCATTGGTGGCCTCCATGGAGCTCTGTATCACGTCACCAACTTAGCCG ATGATGGATGTGGTTCACTTCGGGAAGGATGTTGTAGAAATGAACCACTATGGATCATTTTTGAAGTTTCAGGAACCATTGAACTTTCATCAGACTTGAGGGTGTCATCTCATAAAACAATTGATGGTCGAGGGCAGAAGATTAAATTGGCTGGCAAGGGTTTACAGTTGAAAGAGTGTGAGCATGTCATTTTATGCAATTTGGAATTTGAGGGTGGTAGAGGGCATGATGTTGATGCAATTCAGATAAAGCCCAAATCAAGGCATATTTGGATAGACCGCTGCAGTTTGCATGATTATGACGATGGACTCATTGATATTACTCGTGAAAGTACTGATATAACTATTTCAAG ATGTCACTTCTCGGTGCATGATAAAGCAATTCTTATAGGAGGAAGTAGCAGTAACATCTCCGATAGATGTATCCGTGTGACGATTCATCACTGTTTTTTTGATGGAACCAAACAGCGACATCCTCGTGTTAGATTTGGCAAAGTGCACCTCTACAACAACTACACCAGAAACTGGGGCATATATGCTGTTTGTGCCAGTGTAGAATCACAG ATTGTGTCTCAGTGCAATATTTATGAAGCAGGAGAGAAGAAggtagttttcaaatatttgtcggAGAAG GCAGCAGATAAAGAAGAAAGCACATGCGGATGGATAAGGTCTGAAGGGGACCTTTTTCTGAATGGTGCCCAACCCTCTCTGTTGGAAGATGGCAGTGCAAAGTGTGTGTTTGAGGCCCATGAATACTATCCAGCATGGACAATGGAACCTGGATCATTGGCCCTCAAAAAGTTTCTCCAATTATATACAGGTTGGCAGCCCATAGCAAGGCCACCAGACAATTGTAGTATTGTGGAAGACACTTTGGCTACTGAAATATGA
- the LOC105046157 gene encoding putative pectate lyase 21 isoform X1, with product MVAFPYAHVDKSLRALAGQAEGFGRHAIGGLHGALYHVTNLAGRVSSHALDDGCGSLREGCCRNEPLWIIFEVSGTIELSSDLRVSSHKTIDGRGQKIKLAGKGLQLKECEHVILCNLEFEGGRGHDVDAIQIKPKSRHIWIDRCSLHDYDDGLIDITRESTDITISRCHFSVHDKAILIGGSSSNISDRCIRVTIHHCFFDGTKQRHPRVRFGKVHLYNNYTRNWGIYAVCASVESQIVSQCNIYEAGEKKVVFKYLSEKAADKEESTCGWIRSEGDLFLNGAQPSLLEDGSAKCVFEAHEYYPAWTMEPGSLALKKFLQLYTGWQPIARPPDNCSIVEDTLATEI from the exons ATGGTGGCTTTTCCTTACGCTCATGTGGACAAGAGCCTGCGAGCCCTCGCCGGCCAGGCTGAGGGCTTCGGCAGGCACGCCATTGGTGGCCTCCATGGAGCTCTGTATCACGTCACCAACTTAGCCGGTAGGGTTTCATCTCATGCTTTGG ATGATGGATGTGGTTCACTTCGGGAAGGATGTTGTAGAAATGAACCACTATGGATCATTTTTGAAGTTTCAGGAACCATTGAACTTTCATCAGACTTGAGGGTGTCATCTCATAAAACAATTGATGGTCGAGGGCAGAAGATTAAATTGGCTGGCAAGGGTTTACAGTTGAAAGAGTGTGAGCATGTCATTTTATGCAATTTGGAATTTGAGGGTGGTAGAGGGCATGATGTTGATGCAATTCAGATAAAGCCCAAATCAAGGCATATTTGGATAGACCGCTGCAGTTTGCATGATTATGACGATGGACTCATTGATATTACTCGTGAAAGTACTGATATAACTATTTCAAG ATGTCACTTCTCGGTGCATGATAAAGCAATTCTTATAGGAGGAAGTAGCAGTAACATCTCCGATAGATGTATCCGTGTGACGATTCATCACTGTTTTTTTGATGGAACCAAACAGCGACATCCTCGTGTTAGATTTGGCAAAGTGCACCTCTACAACAACTACACCAGAAACTGGGGCATATATGCTGTTTGTGCCAGTGTAGAATCACAG ATTGTGTCTCAGTGCAATATTTATGAAGCAGGAGAGAAGAAggtagttttcaaatatttgtcggAGAAG GCAGCAGATAAAGAAGAAAGCACATGCGGATGGATAAGGTCTGAAGGGGACCTTTTTCTGAATGGTGCCCAACCCTCTCTGTTGGAAGATGGCAGTGCAAAGTGTGTGTTTGAGGCCCATGAATACTATCCAGCATGGACAATGGAACCTGGATCATTGGCCCTCAAAAAGTTTCTCCAATTATATACAGGTTGGCAGCCCATAGCAAGGCCACCAGACAATTGTAGTATTGTGGAAGACACTTTGGCTACTGAAATATGA
- the LOC105045752 gene encoding exocyst complex component EXO70H1, with product MPRNGLRALFSHAGRWRSNPPSASPRQSFSATLMEDHIASAEAIISRWNADANANTFAKVTSLFHAGRAEAREFLHAVADLQRAMVFFVSGECAAPAAARSAALIRAQTLMQTAMRRLEHEFQQILCTNRDRLDPESVSSSTRTRSRAFSDDTEASDDDEICAAGESIGEVERASAVAMADLRAIAESMIAAGYGKECVRIYKTLRKSIVDEGLYRLGFERLSQSQIHQKLDWEALDLKIRSWLVAAPVALRTLFSGERILCDYVFAGSDSIGESCFADITRDAAALFLEFPESVAKTKRSPEKLFRILDVYDAISDLWPEIEAVFCFESTAAVRSQALASLLKLAEAARAMLADFETAIQKDNSKSPVPGGAVHPLTRYVMNYLAFLADYEASLADIYADFSLQIPTPLPESFFDSASTSASSSSASDGGGAASTISPRFAWLVLVLLCKLDGKAEVYREVALSYLFLSNNLQYIVNKVRESHLRFLLGDDWAAKHAAKARHYASSYERLGWAKVAAAVPADPAAKMDSSEAWEKMKGFNLMFEATCRCQADWVVADARIREEVRASVASLIVPAYRVFYEGCRAALRDSSAAAAAVVRFSPGDVKNRVYGLLESGSFQSPLRSASI from the coding sequence ATGCCGCGCAACGGACTGCGCGCCCTCTTCTCCCACGCAGGCCGCTGGCGGTCCAATCCGCCGTCGGCGTCGCCACGGCAGAGCTTCTCCGCCACCCTCATGGAGGATCATATCGCCTCCGCCGAGGCCATCATCTCCCGGTGGAACGCCGACGCCAACGCCAATACCTTCGCTAAGGTCACCTCCCTCTTCCATGCCGGCCGCGCCGAGGCCCGCGAGTTCCTCCACGCCGTCGCCGACCTCCAGCGTGCCATGGTCTTTTTCGTCTCCGGCGAATGCGCCGCCCCCGCAGCCGCCCGCTCCGCCGCTCTCATCCGCGCACAGACCCTCATGCAGACCGCCATGCGCCGCCTCGAGCATGAGTTCCAGCAGATCCTCTGCACCAACCGCGACCGCCTTGACCCCGAATCCGTCTCCTCCTCCACCCGCACCCGCTCCAGAGCCTTCTCCGACGATACCGAGGCCTCCGACGACGACGAGATCTGCGCCGCCGGCGAGTCCATCGGCGAGGTCGAAAGGGCCTCCGCCGTCGCCATGGCCGACCTCCGCGCCATCGCCGAGTCCATGATTGCCGCCGGGTACGGCAAGGAGTGCGTCCGTATCTACAAAACCCTCCGCAAATCCATCGTAGACGAGGGCCTCTACCGCCTGGGCTTCGAAAGGCTGTCCCAATCCCAGATCCACCAGAAGCTCGATTGGGAGGCCCTCGACCTCAAGATCCGCTCCTGGCTCGTTGCCGCCCCTGTCGCCCTCAGGACCCTCTTCTCCGGAGAACGGATCCTCTGCGACTACGTCTTCGCCGGCTCCGATTCCATCGGCGAGTCCTGCTTCGCCGACATCACCCGCGACGCCGCCGCCCTATTCCTCGAATTCCCCGAATCCGTGGCCAAAACGAAGCGGTCGCCGGAGAAGCTGTTCCGGATCCTCGATGTCTACGACGCCATCTCCGATCTCTGGCCAGAGATCGAGGCCGTCTTCTGCTTCGAGTCCACCGCCGCCGTCCGGTCCCAGGCTCTCGCCTCCCTTCTCAAGCTCGCCGAGGCGGCGCGAGCCATGCTCGCCGACTTCGAGACGGCGATCCAGAAGGACAACTCCAAATCGCCGGTCCCCGGCGGCGCCGTCCACCCTCTGACCCGCTACGTGATGAACTAcctcgccttcctcgccgactacGAGGCATCCCTCGCCGACATCTACGCCGATTTTTCCCTCCAGATCCCGACTCCTCTCCCCGAATCCTTCTTCGATTCTGCCTCCACCTCCGCTTCCTCCTCCTCtgcctccgacggcggcggtgcCGCCTCCACAATCTCCCCCCGGTTCGCGTGGCTCGTCCTCGTCCTCCTCTGCAAGCTCGACGGAAAGGCGGAGGTCTACCGGGAGGTGGCGCTCTCCTACCTCTTCCTCTCCAACAATCTCCAGTACATTGTGAACAAGGTCCGGGAGAGCCATCTCAGGTTCCTCCTTGGCGACGACTGGGCGGCGAAGCACGCGGCGAAGGCGCGGCACTACGCGTCGAGCTACGAGCGGCTGGGATGGGCGAAGGTGGCAGCGGCGGTGCCGGCGGACCCAGCGGCGAAGATGGACTCCAGCGAGGCGTGGGAGAAGATGAAGGGGTTCAACCTGATGTTCGAGGCGACGTGCCGGTGCCAGGCCGATTGGGTGGTTGCGGACGCGCGGATAAGGGAGGAGGTGCGGGCGTCGGTGGCGAGCTTGATCGTGCCGGCGTACCGAGTGTTCTACGAGGGGTGCCGCGCGGCGCTCAGGGACTCCAGCGCGGCGGCGGCCGCCGTGGTGAGGTTCTCGCCGGGGGACGTGAAGAACCGCGTCTATGGGCTTCTAGAATCGGGCTCGTTCCAGAGCCCCCTTCGATCGGCATCCATATAG